The Rubrobacter tropicus nucleotide sequence GGCGCCCGTGTCTATGTTTCTCAGACGCGTCCTGACGAAGGCCCCGCCCTTGCCCGGCTTGACGTGCTGGAAATACAGGATCGTAAACCGCTTGCCGTCGACGCGGATGGCGGCGCCGTTCCTGAACTGGTTGGTGGATATCATCCCCGAAGTCCCCTTCGAGACGCTTCGTCTTCGTGGTGTGACCAAGTGCCGCAAACCCGGCGCTCACGCCGCAATAGCGCCGCGATATTATCGCACAGATCCGGCCCGGGCTATCCCCGCCGGACCGCCCGAGCACGTACCCCACGGCGGCCCTGTACCCCCACCCACCCATGCCCGCGACTACCGCGTCAACCGCCGGCGAGACCACGGACCGCCGCCGCCACTCCTCCCTCGCGTGAACGTTCGAGAGGTGTACCTCTACTTTGGGTACATCTACGGCCTCCAGGGCGTCGTGCAGGGCGTACGAGTAGTGCGTCCATGCCCCGGGTTCACGACGAGCCCCGAGGATACGGCCGCCTCCCGCACCCAGCCCACCATCTCCCCTCGTAGTCGGTCTGCCTGAACTCGAAGTCGACCTTCGGGAAGGCTTCTCGCAAGCCCCTCTCTATGTCGTTCAGGGTTAGGGTGCCGTAAACCTCGGGACGGCGGGTCCCGAGGGAGCCGAGGTTGACGCCGTTCAGGACGTGGACGCTAGCCAACGAGGGCGCCTAGCTCGCGGCGGGCCTCGTCGTCGCTTACGGGGACGCCGTAGACCGGGTCTCCGATGTCCCGGAGAAGCACGAAGCGGTGGCCGGTCTTGATGGATCTCTTCTTATCGCGGGCCATGGCGGCGAGCGCGGCCTCCCCGTCCACGCCGGGGGCACCAAGGGGGAGGCCCGCGGAGCGGAGGAGGTCTTCGTGGAGTCCGGTAAGGTCGGTGGCGAAGCGCGAGCGCGAGAGGCGGGCGGCGGCGACCATGCCGGCCGAGATGGCCGAGCCGTGCGGGAGGGCGAAGGCTGCTGCGGCTTCGAGGGCGTGGCCGATGGTGTGGCCGTAGTTGAGGGTCGCGCGGCGGCCCCCTTCCAGCTCGTCCTCGCCGACGACGGCGGCCTTGAAGCCGACGGAGTGACGGATCAAGGCGCGGAGAGCTTCCGCATCGCCCGCGCGGGCCGCGGGATCAGGGATAGGTCCTCGAAGAAATCTCCCCGCAGAGCAGGCCCATCTTCACGACCTCGGCCAGGCCGTTGGAGATCTCGGCGTCCGGGAGTGTCGCGAGCCAGCGCGTATCCGCCAGGACGGCGCGCGGCCTGACGAAGGA carries:
- a CDS encoding 3-dehydroquinate synthase family protein — translated: MPDPAARAGDAEALRALIRHSVGFKAAVVGEDELEGGRRATLNYGHTIGHALEAAAAFALPHGSAISAGMVAAARLSRSRFATDLTGLHEDLLRSAGLPLGAPGVDGEAALAAMARDKKRSIKTGHRFVLLRDIGDPVYGVPVSDDEARRELGALVG
- a CDS encoding type II 3-dehydroquinate dehydratase, with translation MASVHVLNGVNLGSLGTRRPEVYGTLTLNDIERGLREAFPKVDFEFRQTDYEGRWWAGCGRRPYPRGSS